A single region of the Lotus japonicus ecotype B-129 chromosome 4, LjGifu_v1.2 genome encodes:
- the LOC130711207 gene encoding protein trichome birefringence-like 13 isoform X1, whose translation MATSTREANQQNTKKKLPLFPLLSLLCFSSIFLLLSQFTTTTTPSSSHPLRTFQINHGSCDFSHGTWIHDASRIPRYDNTCKEIFKGWNCISGNKSNAGELAKWRWKPNGCDLPQFDPVGFLQSHTHISIGFVGDSLNRNMFVSLFCTLKSVSDVQVKKWRPAGADRGFTFLPYNLTIAYHRTNLLARYGRWSASDHAGALEALGFKEGYRVDVDVLEGTWAQAPSFHDILILNTGHWWWAPSKFDPVKTPMLFFKKGQPVIPPLLPDQGLDMVLEHMIPYVEERARPGAVKFFRTQSPRHFEGGDWDQGGSCRRDRPLSTEQVEELFSVKNNGTNVEVRLVNEHLHKALKGSGFIILDITRLSEFRADAHPGIAGGKKHDDCMHWCLPGITDTWNDLFIQQLNTIKRRS comes from the exons ATGGCCACAAGCACAAGAGAAGCTAACCAGCAAAACACGAAGAAGAAACTCCCTCTCTTTCCTCTCctctctcttctctgcttctcctccatcttcctcctcctctcccaATTCACAACCACCACAACCCCTTCATCTTCCCACCCTCTTCGCACCTTCCAGATCAACCACGGTTCCTGCGACTTTTCCCACGGAACATGGATCCACGACGCCTCAAGGATACCCAGATACGACAACACCTGCAAGGAGATCTTCAAGGGCTGGAACTGCATCTCCGGCAACAAATCCAACGCCGGAGAACTCGCTAAGTGGCGGTGGAAGCCCAATGGCTGCGATCTCCCTCAGTTCGACCCAGTTGGGTTCCTTCAATCTCACACTCACATCAGCATTG GGTTTGTTGGAGACTCGTTGAATAGGAACATGTTCGTGTCTCTTTTCTGCACTCTGAAGAGTGTCTCTGATGTTCAAGTCAAGAAATGGCGACCTGCTGGTGCTGACCGTGGATTCACCTTTCTCCCTTACAATCTCACCATTGCTTATCACCGTACCAATCTTCTGGCTCGTTATGGTAG ATGGTCAGCTAGTGACCATGCTGGTGCCTTAGAAGCTCTTGGATTCAAAGAGGGCTATagagttgatgttgatgttcTAGAGGGCACATGGGCACAAGCTCCAAGTTTCCACGACATTCTAATTTTGAACACCGGGCATTG GTGGTGGGCCCCTTCGAAATTTGACCCTGTGAAGACACCTATGCTTTTCTTCAAGAAGGGTCAGCCAGTAATTCCTCCACTACTTCCAGATCAAGGCCTGGATATGGTTTTGGAGCACATG ATCCCATATGTGGAGGAAAGAGCAAGACCAGGGGCAGTCAAGTTTTTCCGCACTCAATCACCAAGACATTTTGAAGGAGGAGACTGGGATCAAGGTGGTTCCTGTCGAAGGGATCGACCTTTATCCACAGAGCAG GTAGAAGAACTTTTCTCTGTGAAGAACAATGGGACCAATGTGGAGGTTCGACTCGTCAATGAACATCTACATAAGGCTCTTAAGGGATCAGGTTTCATTATTTTGGACATCACTAGATTGAGTGAGTTCAGGGCTGATGCCCACCCAGGTATTGCAGGAGGAAAAAAACATGATGATTGTATGCACTGGTGCTTaccaggaattacagacacctGGAATGACTTGTTTATACAGCAACTGAATACTATCAAGCGTAGAAGTTGA
- the LOC130711207 gene encoding protein trichome birefringence-like 13 isoform X2, which produces MFVSLFCTLKSVSDVQVKKWRPAGADRGFTFLPYNLTIAYHRTNLLARYGRWSASDHAGALEALGFKEGYRVDVDVLEGTWAQAPSFHDILILNTGHWWWAPSKFDPVKTPMLFFKKGQPVIPPLLPDQGLDMVLEHMIPYVEERARPGAVKFFRTQSPRHFEGGDWDQGGSCRRDRPLSTEQVEELFSVKNNGTNVEVRLVNEHLHKALKGSGFIILDITRLSEFRADAHPGIAGGKKHDDCMHWCLPGITDTWNDLFIQQLNTIKRRS; this is translated from the exons ATGTTCGTGTCTCTTTTCTGCACTCTGAAGAGTGTCTCTGATGTTCAAGTCAAGAAATGGCGACCTGCTGGTGCTGACCGTGGATTCACCTTTCTCCCTTACAATCTCACCATTGCTTATCACCGTACCAATCTTCTGGCTCGTTATGGTAG ATGGTCAGCTAGTGACCATGCTGGTGCCTTAGAAGCTCTTGGATTCAAAGAGGGCTATagagttgatgttgatgttcTAGAGGGCACATGGGCACAAGCTCCAAGTTTCCACGACATTCTAATTTTGAACACCGGGCATTG GTGGTGGGCCCCTTCGAAATTTGACCCTGTGAAGACACCTATGCTTTTCTTCAAGAAGGGTCAGCCAGTAATTCCTCCACTACTTCCAGATCAAGGCCTGGATATGGTTTTGGAGCACATG ATCCCATATGTGGAGGAAAGAGCAAGACCAGGGGCAGTCAAGTTTTTCCGCACTCAATCACCAAGACATTTTGAAGGAGGAGACTGGGATCAAGGTGGTTCCTGTCGAAGGGATCGACCTTTATCCACAGAGCAG GTAGAAGAACTTTTCTCTGTGAAGAACAATGGGACCAATGTGGAGGTTCGACTCGTCAATGAACATCTACATAAGGCTCTTAAGGGATCAGGTTTCATTATTTTGGACATCACTAGATTGAGTGAGTTCAGGGCTGATGCCCACCCAGGTATTGCAGGAGGAAAAAAACATGATGATTGTATGCACTGGTGCTTaccaggaattacagacacctGGAATGACTTGTTTATACAGCAACTGAATACTATCAAGCGTAGAAGTTGA